From one Acidimicrobiales bacterium genomic stretch:
- the rpsG gene encoding 30S ribosomal protein S7 yields MPRRGPASRRPLPPDPIYGSLLVTQIINKVLQRGKRSTAERIVYEALATIEEKTGAEPISTLKRAVDNVRPQLEVKSRRVGGATYQVPVEVRAPRANTLAIRWIVGYSRQRREKTMAERLANELLDASNSTGASVKRREDVHKMAESNRAFAHYRW; encoded by the coding sequence GTGCCTCGCCGCGGTCCCGCCTCGCGCCGCCCGTTGCCGCCCGACCCGATCTACGGGTCGCTGCTGGTCACGCAGATCATCAACAAGGTTCTGCAGCGCGGGAAGCGTTCCACCGCCGAGCGCATCGTCTACGAAGCCCTCGCCACGATCGAGGAGAAGACCGGCGCGGAGCCGATCAGCACGCTGAAGCGCGCGGTCGACAACGTCCGTCCCCAGCTCGAGGTCAAGAGCCGCAGGGTTGGTGGCGCCACGTACCAGGTGCCGGTCGAGGTGCGGGCTCCCCGTGCCAACACCTTGGCCATCCGTTGGATCGTGGGCTACTCGCGCCAGCGCCGTGAGAAGACCATGGCCGAGCGTCTCGCGAACGAGCTGCTCGACGCATCAAACAGCACCGGCGCCTCGGTCAAGCGGCGGGAAGACGTCCACAAGATGGCCGAGTCGAACCGGGCGTTCGCCCACTACCGCTGGTAG